One Nicotiana tomentosiformis chromosome 4, ASM39032v3, whole genome shotgun sequence genomic window carries:
- the LOC138909148 gene encoding uncharacterized protein produces the protein MTVTRKTTDSERGDAATGEGTSRVPSVDGSQSKAQGETPTQPLPAPPPPKEIPRDTAHLVPHPLPSDEDLRNAVHLLTQLVATQQQARALANVGSSEGFGSSRVQEFIALSPPEFKGTDQREDPQDFIDQLHRIFRVVHAIEKEALELAAFQLRDIAILWYEGWERSRACDTPPASWENFLVAFLD, from the coding sequence ATGacagtgactaggaagactacggatAGCGAGAGAGGAGATGCAGCAACAGGTGAGGGAACCAGCAGGGTACCCTCAGTAGATGGGTCCCAGTCTAAGGCCcagggcgagacccctactcagccattaccggctcctccaccacctaaggagattcctagggataccgcacacCTAGTTCCCCATCCACTTCCATCAGATGAAGACTTGAGGAATGCGGTGCAtctgttgacacagttggtagctacccagcaacaagctAGGGCATTAGCTAATgtaggatcttctgaggggtttgggagttcaagggtccaagagtttattgctttgagtcccccagagttcaaggggacagatcagagggaagacccacaagatttcatagatcagcttcatagGATCTTTCGGGTTGTGCATGCCATAGAGAAAGAGgcacttgagctagcagcttttcaactccgagatatagccatcctttggtacgagggatgggagaggtccagggcatgtgatacacctccagctagtTGGGAGAATTTTTTAGTTGCCTTCCTGGACTAG